From a region of the Qipengyuania spongiae genome:
- the pnp gene encoding polyribonucleotide nucleotidyltransferase produces the protein MFDTKTVSLEWGGKTLTLETGRIARQADGAVLATYGETVVLCAVTAARTVREGQDFFPLTVNYQEKFSAAGRIPGGFFKREARPTEKETLVSRLIDRPVRPLFPEGFYNEINVIAQVLSYDGETEPDIVAMIAASAALTISGVPFMGPIGAARVGFRNGEYELNPSLSTCLDEEGRLDLVVAATQDAVMMVESEAKELTEEEMLGAVMFAHEESRKVIGAIIDLAEQAAKDPWDLKPVEDKSATLEELRGIIGADLEAAYKITDKGQRQDAVNAARAKAREHYESLDHDDPAEYLGKLKLVKKLESDIVRGAILKDGTRIDGRKVDQVRPIEAMVGLLPRTHGSALFTRGETQAICTTTLGTKDSEQMIDGLEGLSYSPFMLHYNFPPYSVGEVGRFGFTSRRETGHGKLAWRALHPVLPDHEDFPYTIRILSDITESNGSSSMATVCGGCLSMMDAGVPIERPVSGIAMGLILEGEDFAVLSDILGDEDHLGDMDFKVAGSEKGITSLQMDIKVAGITQEIMKTALEQAKSGRAHILGEMNKALGASRSGVSKHAPRIETMQIDKSKIRDVIGTGGKVIREIVAETGAKVDIDDEGVIKISSSNADEIEAAKRWIEGIVEEAEVGKIYNGKVVNIVDFGAFVNFMGGKDGLVHVSEMKNERVEKPTDVVSEGQEVKVKVLEIDNRGKVRLSMRVVDQETGEELEDTRPPREPRGDREGGRGGNRGGGDRRGGRGGRGPRGGGDRDRGGDRDGGRDNGGNEGGAQMPDFLKD, from the coding sequence ATGTTCGACACGAAAACCGTATCGCTGGAGTGGGGCGGAAAGACCCTCACTCTGGAAACCGGGCGCATCGCCCGTCAGGCCGATGGCGCCGTGCTGGCTACCTATGGCGAAACCGTGGTGCTGTGCGCGGTGACCGCCGCCCGCACCGTTCGCGAAGGGCAGGACTTCTTCCCGCTGACCGTGAACTATCAGGAAAAGTTCTCCGCCGCCGGGCGCATCCCGGGTGGCTTCTTCAAGCGCGAGGCGCGCCCGACCGAGAAGGAAACGCTGGTCTCGCGCCTGATCGATCGTCCCGTGCGGCCGCTCTTCCCCGAAGGGTTCTACAACGAGATCAACGTGATCGCGCAGGTCCTCTCCTATGACGGCGAGACCGAGCCCGACATCGTCGCCATGATCGCCGCTTCCGCCGCGCTGACCATCAGCGGCGTGCCCTTCATGGGCCCGATCGGCGCCGCCCGCGTGGGCTTCCGCAACGGCGAATACGAGCTCAACCCCTCGCTCTCGACTTGCCTCGACGAGGAAGGCCGTCTCGACCTCGTCGTCGCCGCGACGCAGGACGCGGTGATGATGGTGGAATCGGAAGCCAAGGAGCTGACCGAAGAGGAAATGCTTGGCGCCGTCATGTTCGCGCACGAGGAAAGCCGCAAGGTCATCGGTGCGATCATCGATCTCGCCGAACAGGCCGCCAAGGATCCGTGGGACCTGAAGCCGGTCGAAGACAAGTCGGCCACGCTCGAGGAACTGCGCGGCATCATCGGCGCCGACCTCGAAGCCGCCTACAAGATCACCGACAAGGGCCAGCGCCAAGATGCGGTCAACGCCGCGCGCGCCAAGGCCCGCGAGCATTACGAGAGCCTCGATCACGACGATCCGGCGGAATATCTCGGCAAGCTCAAGCTGGTGAAGAAGCTGGAAAGCGACATCGTGCGCGGCGCGATCCTGAAGGACGGCACCCGCATCGACGGGCGCAAGGTCGATCAGGTCCGCCCGATCGAGGCGATGGTCGGCCTGCTGCCCCGCACCCACGGTTCGGCGCTGTTCACCCGCGGCGAGACGCAGGCGATCTGCACCACCACGCTGGGCACCAAGGACAGCGAGCAGATGATCGACGGGCTGGAAGGCCTCTCCTACTCGCCCTTCATGCTGCACTACAACTTCCCGCCCTATTCGGTCGGCGAAGTGGGCCGCTTCGGCTTCACCAGCCGCCGCGAGACCGGCCACGGCAAGCTCGCCTGGCGCGCGCTGCACCCGGTCCTGCCCGATCACGAGGACTTCCCCTACACGATCCGCATCCTGTCGGACATCACCGAGTCCAACGGCTCGAGCTCGATGGCGACCGTGTGCGGCGGGTGTCTTTCGATGATGGACGCTGGCGTTCCGATCGAGCGTCCGGTCTCCGGCATCGCCATGGGCCTGATCCTCGAAGGCGAGGATTTCGCGGTTCTCAGCGACATCCTGGGTGACGAGGATCACCTCGGCGACATGGACTTCAAGGTTGCCGGTTCGGAGAAGGGCATCACCTCGCTCCAGATGGACATCAAGGTCGCCGGCATCACGCAGGAAATCATGAAGACCGCGCTGGAGCAGGCCAAGTCCGGCCGCGCCCACATCCTGGGCGAGATGAACAAGGCGCTCGGTGCGTCGCGTTCGGGTGTTTCCAAGCACGCGCCGCGTATCGAGACGATGCAGATCGACAAGTCGAAGATCCGCGACGTCATTGGCACCGGCGGCAAGGTGATCCGCGAGATCGTGGCCGAAACCGGCGCCAAGGTCGACATCGACGACGAGGGCGTGATCAAGATCAGCTCCTCCAACGCCGACGAGATCGAGGCGGCGAAGCGCTGGATCGAAGGCATCGTCGAAGAGGCGGAAGTCGGCAAGATCTACAACGGCAAGGTCGTCAACATCGTCGACTTCGGCGCGTTCGTGAACTTCATGGGCGGCAAGGACGGTCTCGTCCACGTCTCCGAAATGAAGAACGAGCGGGTCGAGAAGCCGACCGACGTCGTCTCCGAAGGCCAGGAAGTGAAGGTCAAGGTCCTCGAGATCGACAATCGCGGCAAGGTCCGCCTGTCGATGCGCGTCGTCGACCAGGAAACCGGCGAGGAGCTGGAGGACACCCGTCCTCCGCGCGAACCGCGTGGCGACCGTGAAGGCGGCCGTGGCGGCAACCGCGGCGGCGGCGATCGTCGCGGCGGCCGGGGTGGTCGCGGACCGCGCGGCGGCGGCGACCGCGATCGTGGCGGTGACCGCGATGGCGGCCGCGACAATGGCGGCAACGAAGGCGGCGCGCAGATGCCCGACTTCCTGAAGGACTGA
- the rpsO gene encoding 30S ribosomal protein S15, whose protein sequence is MSVTAEKKQEIIKDNAQSDGDTGSPEVQVAILTERIRNLTEHFKSNHKDNHSRRGLLMMVNKRRNLLAYLKKIDVERYNALIQKLGLRK, encoded by the coding sequence ATGTCGGTTACCGCCGAAAAGAAACAGGAAATCATCAAGGACAACGCGCAGAGCGACGGCGACACCGGTTCGCCCGAAGTCCAGGTCGCCATCCTGACCGAGCGTATCCGCAACCTGACCGAGCACTTCAAGTCCAACCACAAGGACAACCACTCGCGTCGCGGTCTGCTGATGATGGTCAACAAGCGCCGCAACCTGCTCGCCTATCTCAAGAAGATCGATGTCGAGCGGTACAATGCGCTGATCCAGAAGCTGGGTCTTCGCAAGTAA